A genomic segment from Saprospiraceae bacterium encodes:
- a CDS encoding acyl-CoA carboxylase subunit beta yields MDTKKLDALRSRKQDALLGGGLARVHAQHAKKKLTARERIDLLCDPGSFEEMGMLVTHRSSDFGMEESIYYGDGVVTGYGLVHGRLIYVFAQDFTVFGGSLSETHAEKICKLMDMAMRNGAPLIGLNDSGGARIQEGVRSLAGYADIFYRNVRASGVIPQLSAIMGPCAGGAVYSPAITDFIIMVEQSSYMFVTGPNVVKTVTNEEVTAEDLGGAFTHANKSGVSQLTADHDEDCIEKIKSLLSYIPQNCEERAPYVDYIPGNEIRMELNDLIPSTSSQAYDIKLAIEAVVDSNSFFELQELYAENMVIGFARLAGNSIGIVANQPMVLAGCLDVKASKKAARFVRFCDCFNIPLLVFEDVPGFLPGTDQEWNAIISNGAKLLYAFSEASVPRITVITRKAYGGAYDVMNSKHIGADFNFAWPTAEIAVMGAKGAIEIIFKKEIEQAADPLHAAIEKEMEYAEKFANPYHAAARGFIDEVIEPSETRIKLIKAFASLVNKVDNLPRKKHGNIPL; encoded by the coding sequence ATGGATACTAAAAAACTGGATGCCCTCCGGTCCCGAAAACAAGATGCGCTCCTTGGAGGGGGTCTGGCCAGGGTCCATGCACAACATGCTAAAAAGAAGCTTACTGCTCGTGAACGAATCGATTTGCTCTGTGATCCGGGAAGCTTTGAAGAAATGGGGATGCTGGTTACACACCGCAGTTCGGACTTTGGAATGGAGGAATCCATTTATTATGGAGATGGAGTGGTAACCGGTTATGGTTTAGTCCATGGACGGCTGATTTATGTTTTTGCTCAAGATTTCACGGTATTTGGTGGATCTCTATCTGAAACGCATGCAGAGAAGATCTGTAAGTTGATGGATATGGCCATGCGCAACGGTGCTCCGTTGATCGGCTTAAATGATTCCGGTGGAGCCCGTATTCAGGAAGGGGTTCGGTCACTGGCCGGCTATGCTGATATTTTCTATCGGAACGTGCGTGCATCCGGGGTAATTCCTCAACTTTCTGCGATCATGGGTCCTTGTGCGGGTGGTGCCGTTTACTCCCCCGCTATCACGGATTTTATTATAATGGTAGAGCAAAGCAGCTATATGTTTGTGACGGGTCCCAATGTGGTTAAAACCGTTACGAATGAAGAAGTAACTGCAGAAGATTTAGGAGGTGCATTTACACATGCCAATAAATCTGGTGTAAGCCAATTGACAGCCGATCATGATGAAGATTGCATTGAAAAAATAAAAAGCTTGCTTTCTTACATTCCTCAAAACTGTGAAGAGCGAGCACCTTACGTTGATTACATTCCAGGCAATGAAATCCGAATGGAGTTGAATGATTTGATTCCTTCTACTTCCTCACAAGCTTATGACATTAAACTAGCCATTGAGGCCGTTGTAGATTCAAACAGCTTTTTTGAATTGCAGGAATTATATGCTGAAAATATGGTCATTGGATTTGCACGATTGGCTGGAAATAGTATTGGCATCGTTGCAAATCAACCCATGGTATTGGCAGGATGTCTTGATGTAAAAGCATCGAAAAAAGCTGCTCGTTTTGTACGATTTTGTGATTGCTTTAATATTCCGTTGTTGGTATTTGAAGATGTTCCAGGATTTTTGCCAGGGACTGATCAGGAATGGAATGCAATCATTTCAAACGGTGCTAAATTGTTGTATGCATTCAGCGAAGCCAGCGTTCCGCGTATAACTGTAATAACACGTAAAGCGTATGGTGGCGCCTATGATGTTATGAACAGCAAACACATTGGTGCGGATTTTAATTTTGCATGGCCCACAGCAGAAATTGCGGTCATGGGTGCCAAAGGTGCTATTGAAATTATTTTTAAAAAAGAAATCGAACAAGCAGCAGATCCATTACATGCAGCAATTGAAAAAGAAATGGAATATGCTGAAAAATTTGCTAATCCTTATCATGCAGCAGCAAGAGGATTTATAGACGAAGTCATCGAACCATCCGAAACGCGTATAAAATTAATCAAAGCGTTTGCCAGTCTGGTTAATAAAGTTGATAATTTACCAAGAAAAAAACACGGAAACATTCCATTATAA